In a single window of the Microbacterium sp. SL75 genome:
- the mnmA gene encoding tRNA 2-thiouridine(34) synthase MnmA, which produces MRVLAAMSGGVDSAVAAARAVEAGHDVVGVHLALSRAGGTLRAGSRGCCTIEDAMDARRAADKLGMPFYVWDFSERFRDDVIDDFVAEYRAGRTPNPCMRCNEKIKFAALLERALELGFDAVCTGHYATLVDTPDGRELHRASDNAKDQSYVLGVLTAEQLAHTYFPLGSTPSKALVRAEAEERGLSVAQKPDSHDICFIPDGDTRGWLANKVGAERGEILDRTGAVVGTHEGAHAFTVGQRRGLQLGVPAADGKPRFVLEVRPINNTVVVGPKEALACSEIAGERFTWAGRAPSSTSFACHAQIRAHADPVPATAELVDGVLTVRPETPFDGVAPGQTAVLYDGTRVLGQFTIDRTVSAVPVEA; this is translated from the coding sequence ATGCGAGTTCTGGCGGCGATGAGCGGTGGGGTCGACTCCGCGGTGGCTGCGGCCCGCGCGGTGGAGGCGGGTCACGACGTGGTCGGCGTACACCTGGCGCTGTCGCGCGCCGGGGGGACTCTCCGCGCCGGTAGCCGCGGCTGCTGCACGATCGAAGACGCCATGGACGCACGGCGTGCCGCCGACAAGCTCGGCATGCCCTTCTACGTCTGGGATTTCTCGGAGCGGTTCCGCGACGACGTGATCGATGACTTCGTGGCGGAGTACCGTGCCGGGCGCACCCCGAATCCCTGCATGCGCTGCAACGAGAAGATCAAGTTCGCCGCGCTTCTGGAGCGCGCGCTGGAGCTCGGCTTCGACGCCGTGTGCACGGGTCACTACGCCACGCTCGTCGATACGCCCGACGGGCGCGAGCTGCATCGGGCTTCCGACAACGCGAAGGACCAGTCCTACGTGCTGGGCGTGCTCACGGCCGAGCAGCTCGCTCACACCTACTTCCCGCTCGGTTCGACGCCCTCGAAGGCGCTCGTGCGCGCCGAGGCGGAGGAGCGCGGGCTGTCGGTGGCGCAGAAGCCCGACAGCCACGACATCTGCTTCATCCCCGACGGCGACACGCGCGGCTGGCTCGCCAACAAGGTCGGTGCCGAGCGCGGAGAGATCCTCGATCGCACAGGTGCGGTGGTCGGCACGCACGAGGGGGCGCACGCCTTCACGGTCGGTCAGCGTCGCGGCCTGCAACTGGGGGTTCCCGCGGCCGACGGCAAACCGCGATTCGTGCTCGAGGTCCGCCCGATCAACAACACGGTCGTGGTCGGCCCCAAGGAGGCGCTCGCGTGCTCCGAGATCGCGGGGGAGCGCTTCACCTGGGCGGGTCGGGCACCCTCGTCGACCTCTTTCGCGTGTCACGCGCAGATCCGCGCGCACGCCGATCCCGTCCCGGCGACGGCCGAGCTCGTCGACGGTGTGCTGACGGTGCGTCCCGAGACGCCGTTCGACGGTGTGGCGCCCGGGCAGACCGCGGTGCTCTACGACGGCACGCGCGTGCTCGGGCAGTTCACGATCGATCGGACGGTGTCGGCGGTTCCGGTCGAGGCGTGA